In Candidatus Roseilinea sp., one DNA window encodes the following:
- the leuD gene encoding 3-isopropylmalate dehydratase small subunit — translation MTRFTTLTSKIVPLPVDNVDTDQIIPARFLKVTDKAGLGDNLFADWRYDAEGKPKPDFVLNRPEMKGRQVLLAGDNFGCGSSREHAPWALTGYGFRAVISTSFADIFRNNALKNGLLPVIVDKLTHQQLFSLCEEDPDAEVTIDLAAQTLILPDGRVVTFPIDPFSKTCLLNGVDEIGYVLNMTDKILAFEAANRK, via the coding sequence ATGACCCGCTTCACCACCCTCACCAGCAAAATCGTTCCGCTGCCGGTGGACAACGTGGACACCGACCAGATCATCCCGGCGCGTTTCCTCAAAGTGACCGACAAAGCCGGCCTGGGCGACAACTTGTTTGCCGACTGGCGCTACGATGCCGAAGGCAAGCCGAAGCCCGATTTCGTGTTGAACCGGCCAGAGATGAAGGGCCGCCAAGTGCTGCTGGCCGGCGACAACTTTGGCTGCGGCTCATCGCGCGAGCATGCGCCCTGGGCGTTGACCGGCTACGGCTTCCGCGCGGTGATCAGCACCTCGTTCGCCGATATCTTCCGCAACAACGCGCTGAAGAACGGTCTGCTGCCGGTGATCGTAGATAAGCTGACCCACCAACAGCTCTTCAGCCTGTGCGAAGAAGACCCTGACGCCGAGGTGACGATTGACCTGGCTGCGCAAACGCTCATCCTGCCCGATGGGCGCGTCGTCACTTTCCCCATAGATCCCTTTAGCAAAACCTGTCTGCTGAACGGCGTGGACGAGATCGGCTATGTGTTGAATATGACCGACAAAATCCTGGCTTTCGAAGCGGCGAACCGCAAGTGA
- a CDS encoding citramalate synthase — MTTMLYDTTLRDGTQGEGVNLSVEDKLRIARRLDEFGMHYIEGGWPGSNPKDAEFFARAKTLSFKHARLAAFGSTRKANTCVEHDPQIQLLLDAGTPVVTLVAKTSTLHVRHVLETTLEENLRMIGDSVAFFKARGKEVMHDAEHFFDGFKLDKDYALATLRAARDAGADWLVLCDTNGGTMPWEIEEITRFTIAELQRGERQVGSRASEMKFGIHTHNDAGVAVANALAAVRAGCTQVQGTINGIGERVGNCDLVTTLANLKLKMNDDCVSDEQLRTLTELSRYVFEIANLTLDIRHPYVGQAAFAHKGGIHVAAILKVEESYQHVDPARVGNQKRVLVSELSGRGNIAYKAREFGLNPDGVEVKQVLQRIKEMENRGFFFEGADASVELMLRRAQPGYVKLFELLDYMVVVEHRDGRGVLAEATVKIKVDDEITHTAAEGDGPVNALDLATRKALLPHYPKLKKMRLVDYKVRIIDSDKATGATTRVTIDSTNGHRTWTTVGCSSNIVDASWQALADSMEYALLVA, encoded by the coding sequence ATGACAACGATGCTTTACGACACCACGTTGCGAGATGGCACGCAAGGCGAGGGCGTTAACTTATCCGTTGAAGACAAGCTGCGCATCGCCCGGCGGCTGGATGAATTCGGCATGCACTACATCGAGGGCGGTTGGCCCGGCAGCAACCCGAAGGACGCCGAGTTCTTCGCGCGCGCGAAGACGCTCAGCTTCAAGCACGCCCGGCTGGCGGCATTCGGCAGCACGCGCAAGGCCAACACCTGCGTCGAGCACGACCCGCAGATTCAACTCCTGCTCGACGCCGGCACCCCGGTCGTGACCTTGGTTGCCAAGACCAGCACGCTGCACGTCCGGCATGTTCTGGAGACGACGCTGGAAGAGAATCTGAGGATGATCGGCGACAGCGTTGCGTTCTTCAAAGCGCGCGGCAAAGAGGTGATGCACGACGCCGAGCACTTCTTCGACGGCTTCAAACTGGACAAAGACTATGCGCTGGCCACATTGCGCGCCGCGCGCGACGCCGGCGCCGATTGGCTGGTGCTGTGCGACACCAACGGCGGCACGATGCCGTGGGAGATCGAAGAGATCACACGATTCACGATCGCCGAGTTGCAACGAGGCGAACGTCAAGTCGGGAGTCGGGCGTCGGAGATGAAGTTTGGGATTCACACCCACAACGATGCCGGCGTGGCCGTTGCCAACGCACTGGCCGCCGTGCGCGCCGGCTGCACGCAGGTGCAGGGCACCATCAACGGCATCGGCGAGCGCGTGGGTAACTGCGACCTGGTGACCACGCTGGCCAACTTGAAGCTGAAGATGAACGACGACTGCGTGAGCGATGAGCAGTTGCGCACTCTCACCGAACTCTCGCGATACGTCTTCGAGATCGCCAACCTCACGCTCGACATTCGCCATCCCTACGTCGGGCAGGCGGCCTTCGCGCACAAAGGCGGCATCCACGTCGCCGCCATCCTCAAGGTGGAAGAGAGCTACCAACACGTTGACCCGGCGCGCGTGGGCAACCAGAAGCGCGTGTTGGTGAGCGAGCTGAGCGGCCGCGGCAACATCGCCTACAAAGCCAGAGAGTTCGGCCTCAACCCCGACGGCGTCGAGGTCAAGCAAGTGCTGCAGCGCATCAAGGAGATGGAGAACCGCGGCTTCTTCTTCGAGGGCGCCGATGCCAGCGTGGAACTCATGCTGCGCCGCGCGCAGCCCGGCTACGTCAAGTTATTCGAGCTGCTGGATTACATGGTGGTCGTCGAGCATCGCGACGGGCGCGGCGTGCTGGCCGAGGCGACCGTCAAGATCAAGGTGGACGACGAGATCACCCATACTGCTGCGGAGGGCGACGGGCCGGTGAACGCGCTCGACCTGGCCACGCGCAAGGCGCTGTTGCCGCACTACCCCAAGCTGAAGAAGATGCGCCTGGTGGACTACAAGGTGCGCATCATTGATAGCGACAAAGCCACCGGCGCCACCACTCGCGTGACGATTGACTCGACCAACGGCCATCGCACCTGGACGACGGTTGGCTGCTCGTCCAACATCGTAGATGCCTCATGGCAGGCGTTGGCCGACTCGATGGAATATGCGCTGCTCGTAGCGTAG
- a CDS encoding acetyl-CoA acetyltransferase, with protein sequence MTANAETTPVILSAARTPVGKLGGALAPLKAGELGAIAVRAAVERAGLTRLDEIDEVLMGNVVSAGVGQNVARQAAILGGLPHTVGASSINKVCGAGLKAAIFAAQAIKAGDGALFVVGGVESMSNAPHLVRGRLGQMRFGHLALEDALVVDGLWCAFEDWAMGNAAEFIADEFEVTREAMDRYALSSHQKAIAAMDAGRFDAEIIPVRVNRTKGDPILVSQDEGPRRDTSLEALAKLKPAFKDGGRVTAGNAPGLNDGAAALVIASESKARQLGAQPIARIAGYAQAAVEPKFIFDAPAKAVPRLLDKIGWTLAQVDLIEINEAFAAQVLANGYALADLGWDWDKVNVNGGAIALGHALGSTGARILVTLLHALRQRNSQRGIATLCLGGGEAVALAVEML encoded by the coding sequence ATGACAGCGAACGCCGAAACCACCCCTGTGATCCTGAGCGCGGCGCGCACGCCGGTGGGCAAGCTTGGCGGGGCGCTGGCGCCGCTAAAAGCGGGCGAACTGGGCGCGATCGCCGTGCGCGCGGCGGTCGAGCGCGCCGGCCTCACCCGCTTGGATGAAATTGACGAGGTGCTCATGGGCAACGTCGTCTCGGCCGGCGTCGGCCAGAACGTGGCGCGTCAGGCGGCCATCCTCGGCGGCTTGCCGCACACCGTCGGCGCGAGTTCGATCAACAAAGTATGCGGCGCCGGCCTCAAGGCGGCGATATTCGCAGCACAGGCCATCAAGGCCGGCGACGGCGCGCTGTTCGTGGTCGGCGGGGTCGAGAGTATGAGCAACGCGCCGCATTTGGTGCGCGGCCGGCTGGGCCAGATGCGCTTCGGCCATCTGGCACTCGAAGACGCATTGGTGGTGGACGGCTTGTGGTGCGCCTTCGAGGATTGGGCCATGGGAAACGCGGCTGAGTTCATCGCCGACGAATTCGAGGTCACGCGCGAGGCAATGGATCGCTACGCGCTGAGCAGCCATCAGAAAGCCATCGCCGCGATGGATGCCGGGCGCTTCGATGCCGAGATCATCCCGGTGCGGGTGAACCGAACGAAGGGCGACCCGATCCTGGTCTCGCAAGATGAAGGCCCGCGCCGCGACACGTCGCTCGAAGCGCTGGCGAAGCTCAAGCCGGCCTTCAAAGATGGCGGGCGGGTGACGGCCGGCAATGCGCCCGGGCTGAACGACGGCGCCGCTGCGCTCGTCATTGCCAGCGAATCGAAAGCCCGTCAGCTCGGCGCGCAGCCAATAGCGCGCATCGCCGGCTATGCTCAGGCCGCCGTCGAGCCGAAGTTCATCTTCGATGCGCCGGCCAAAGCGGTGCCGCGCCTGTTAGACAAGATCGGTTGGACGCTCGCCCAAGTAGATCTGATCGAGATCAACGAAGCCTTCGCCGCGCAGGTGCTGGCCAACGGCTACGCGCTGGCCGATTTGGGCTGGGATTGGGATAAGGTGAACGTGAACGGCGGCGCGATTGCGCTTGGCCACGCGCTCGGTTCGACCGGCGCGCGCATCCTCGTCACGCTGCTGCACGCGCTGCGACAACGCAACTCGCAACGCGGCATTGCCACACTGTGCCTGGGCGGTGGCGAGGCGGTGGCGCTGGCGGTCGAGATGTTGTAA
- a CDS encoding DNA helicase: MARMIPAPIAVETKSDAERLLYECFRQSLGDDYAVFHSVAWQSVTADGRPRDGEADFVIAHPQNGILVIEVKGGAIAWNPQTGEWTSTGRSGRVSRIHDPFAQAREGKYALRDALQRSAPGLRQFLLGHAVAFPDVVVGDDLLGPDKPRAIVLDRSDLADLAGWVARAMRHCQGESRCDAVARLAAHDALMKLLAAPRELRPALWGEIARWQHELIRLTDQQFAILNMLNRQRRAKICGCAGSGKTLLAVEKATRLAQQGMRVLLTCFNKRLAAELQGRLAGRANLDVLNFHDLCARFAEEAGVLPVMGDDEQAFYDRQLPEALLAAVERLGPRFDAIVADEGQDFADEWWVPLQMTLRDPDGGILYIFYDDNQKLYPRSRQLPISGEPFELTVNCRSTQRIHAQVMKFYQGQTQPLSGGPEGVPPEIVWCEGKRPFIPELQRVLDRLIGEERVPPEHITVLAGARLEWLMKHATVLRPHLTDDPARRGEAIYCATVHSFKGLESPVVILTNVDVSWIGDWMKDVPRLLYVACSRASAHLIVLLAREGGDAMVRQAFAEER, encoded by the coding sequence ATGGCCCGCATGATTCCTGCTCCGATCGCGGTGGAGACGAAGAGCGACGCCGAGCGCTTGCTCTATGAGTGCTTCCGGCAGTCGCTCGGCGATGACTACGCGGTTTTCCATAGCGTGGCCTGGCAGAGCGTGACCGCCGACGGCCGCCCGCGCGACGGTGAGGCCGATTTCGTCATCGCCCATCCCCAAAACGGCATCCTGGTGATCGAGGTCAAGGGCGGCGCGATCGCCTGGAATCCCCAGACCGGTGAGTGGACGAGCACCGGCCGCAGCGGGCGCGTCTCGCGCATCCACGATCCTTTCGCCCAAGCCAGGGAGGGCAAATACGCCCTGCGCGACGCGCTGCAGCGTTCCGCGCCGGGGCTCCGGCAGTTCCTCCTCGGCCACGCCGTCGCTTTTCCTGATGTCGTAGTCGGCGACGATCTGCTCGGGCCGGACAAGCCGCGCGCCATCGTGCTCGACCGATCCGACCTGGCCGACCTCGCCGGCTGGGTCGCCCGTGCCATGCGTCACTGTCAGGGGGAGTCGCGCTGCGACGCCGTGGCTCGGCTCGCCGCCCACGACGCACTGATGAAGCTGCTGGCCGCGCCGCGCGAGCTACGACCGGCGCTGTGGGGCGAGATCGCCCGATGGCAGCACGAACTCATTCGCCTCACCGACCAGCAATTCGCCATCCTTAACATGCTCAACCGCCAACGCCGCGCGAAGATTTGCGGCTGCGCCGGCTCGGGCAAAACCCTCCTCGCCGTCGAGAAAGCGACCCGCCTGGCGCAGCAGGGCATGCGCGTGTTGCTCACCTGCTTCAATAAACGCTTGGCCGCCGAGTTACAGGGCCGGCTGGCCGGCCGTGCCAATCTGGATGTGCTCAATTTTCACGATTTGTGCGCGCGGTTCGCAGAAGAGGCCGGCGTGCTGCCGGTGATGGGCGACGACGAGCAAGCCTTCTACGATCGCCAACTGCCCGAGGCGCTCCTGGCCGCCGTGGAAAGGCTCGGCCCCCGCTTCGATGCCATCGTCGCCGACGAGGGCCAAGACTTCGCCGACGAGTGGTGGGTGCCGCTGCAGATGACTCTGCGTGATCCCGACGGCGGCATTCTCTACATCTTCTACGACGACAACCAGAAGCTCTATCCGCGCTCACGCCAGTTGCCCATCTCCGGCGAGCCATTCGAGCTCACCGTCAACTGCCGCAGCACGCAGCGCATCCACGCCCAGGTGATGAAGTTCTATCAGGGCCAGACGCAGCCGCTATCAGGCGGGCCGGAGGGCGTGCCGCCGGAGATCGTATGGTGCGAGGGCAAGCGCCCGTTCATCCCCGAATTGCAGCGCGTGCTCGACCGCCTTATCGGCGAAGAGCGGGTGCCGCCCGAGCACATCACCGTGCTGGCCGGCGCACGATTGGAATGGCTGATGAAGCACGCCACCGTCCTTCGTCCGCACCTGACCGACGATCCGGCCCGGCGCGGCGAAGCGATCTACTGTGCCACCGTCCACAGCTTCAAGGGCCTGGAGAGCCCGGTGGTCATCCTGACCAACGTGGATGTCTCGTGGATCGGCGACTGGATGAAGGACGTGCCGCGCCTGCTATATGTAGCGTGCTCGCGCGCCAGCGCACATCTGATCGTATTGCTGGCGCGTGAGGGTGGCGACGCGATGGTGCGTCAGGCGTTCGCGGAGGAGCGGTGA
- a CDS encoding type III-B CRISPR module RAMP protein Cmr1, with amino-acid sequence MSETPSLTVTLETVTPMFLGGADPRGAPELRPPSFRGAMRYWLRALVGAAGEQAMRDHEGRLFGVGGDASTAGAVSLRLSQSARPPSQSYTGLANGRAGTGYLWFAARRTRNEAERYAIMPTAFTLTLTASRSNQLGRDLEQATAVLWLLTRLGGIGARSHRFAGGVQVSKVQSPHHADSLIVRLPVRANSPQSLAQEITEGIRAARRAFDMQNPVVPAPDQFDVLHPDRCRIFVLDRVFSSWKQAVEQIGQVYQRFRYLRRPDYTVVKQAMISGQDLRGTVERAAFGLPIPFFYRSLGNRTGTLQAKQKDDTLDRRASPLWMRTVKLSNDQYAVVFTWFKSQFLPPNAELLLTERNQPNLHGRQLPTDQLISTFLQGSDKQNQSALKDVGYSLLEVDLK; translated from the coding sequence ATGAGCGAAACACCGAGTTTGACCGTGACTCTGGAGACGGTGACGCCGATGTTTTTGGGAGGCGCAGACCCGCGCGGCGCGCCGGAGCTGCGCCCGCCGAGCTTCCGCGGCGCGATGCGATATTGGTTGCGGGCGCTCGTAGGCGCTGCTGGCGAACAGGCAATGCGCGATCACGAAGGACGCCTGTTCGGCGTCGGCGGCGATGCGTCTACTGCTGGCGCAGTCAGCTTACGCTTGTCGCAATCAGCTAGACCTCCGAGCCAGTCCTATACCGGTTTAGCCAACGGACGCGCAGGAACCGGCTACTTGTGGTTCGCAGCGCGCAGAACGAGGAACGAGGCTGAACGCTATGCCATCATGCCGACCGCCTTCACTCTGACGCTCACCGCATCGCGAAGCAATCAGCTAGGGCGGGATTTGGAGCAAGCCACAGCCGTGTTGTGGCTGTTAACGCGATTGGGCGGCATCGGCGCGCGCAGCCACCGCTTTGCCGGTGGCGTGCAGGTGTCTAAAGTGCAGTCGCCTCACCATGCCGACAGCCTGATTGTCCGTCTGCCCGTCCGCGCTAACTCACCGCAGAGCTTGGCTCAGGAGATTACCGAGGGTATTCGCGCAGCGCGTCGCGCTTTCGATATGCAGAATCCAGTGGTGCCGGCGCCAGACCAATTCGATGTGCTGCACCCGGACCGTTGCCGGATCTTTGTGCTCGATCGCGTTTTCTCCTCCTGGAAGCAAGCAGTTGAGCAAATAGGCCAGGTTTATCAGCGGTTCCGCTACCTGCGCCGGCCAGACTACACCGTGGTAAAGCAAGCAATGATCAGCGGTCAAGACTTGCGCGGCACGGTTGAGAGAGCTGCGTTCGGGCTGCCAATTCCCTTCTTCTATCGCTCGCTGGGCAATCGCACGGGCACGCTTCAAGCTAAGCAGAAGGATGACACGTTGGATCGTCGCGCCTCACCACTGTGGATGCGCACGGTCAAGCTTAGCAATGACCAATATGCGGTCGTGTTCACGTGGTTCAAGAGCCAGTTTTTGCCTCCGAATGCAGAGTTGCTGTTGACCGAGCGCAATCAGCCTAACCTGCACGGGCGACAGCTCCCAACCGATCAACTCATCTCAACTTTCCTACAAGGGAGCGATAAGCAAAACCAATCTGCCCTCAAGGACGTCGGCTATAGCCTGCTGGAGGTGGATCTGAAATGA
- a CDS encoding type III-B CRISPR-associated protein Cas10/Cmr2: protein MTTAVLIFTFSPVQSFIAEARRAADLFVGSRILSELAKAAASAIGADNLVYPASLDGDVPNVIVARVSAANAAQIADSAKQTMLGRWREIAKTARTKFKNRGFADQTFDDIWERQIKHLWDVFWVAAEETSGYRDAYERARRALDAVKRSRLFAACDEPGIKDTLSGQREALHLNGQATYGVVKTYWKGIAKHYAVGPSKLRPEGRERLDAIGATKRFCDLADRQFPSTSTVAALDFIARAKQQAREALRAYKDAVAGLDAYRVADDADWPYDGDLLFEETLAPDRLKDSYDLERLDEQVLSGARQALKKLHKAAGGPPSTYYALLVLDGDGMGERISRCLKQHDPQAAHTKLSWSLAHFSQRVADILPADCLIYNGGDDVLAFLPLSWALDKAQALALAFEEVANDSPAPGTASAGVALVHHLHPLDAALRAARAAERAAKRVDGKAALCVTALKRSGEQETAVTKWDGVNTLKDLVARLQQDDLAARFVSDAALTLRAIPDGRPDMLEAELRRQVHRHGSERWRQTGAPDAFAKQLAGWAAQLPGGVDELRRWLGIARFIVRESQEATA from the coding sequence ATGACCACCGCTGTTCTCATTTTCACCTTCAGTCCCGTGCAATCCTTCATCGCCGAGGCGCGGCGGGCCGCCGATTTGTTCGTCGGCAGCCGGATTTTGTCAGAGCTGGCCAAGGCGGCGGCGAGCGCCATCGGCGCGGACAACCTGGTCTATCCCGCCTCGCTCGATGGCGACGTGCCGAACGTCATCGTCGCGCGCGTGTCGGCGGCGAACGCCGCGCAGATCGCAGATTCCGCCAAGCAAACGATGCTGGGCAGATGGCGCGAGATCGCCAAGACGGCTAGAACCAAGTTCAAAAATCGGGGTTTTGCCGATCAAACCTTCGACGACATCTGGGAGCGACAGATCAAACATCTCTGGGATGTCTTCTGGGTCGCGGCCGAGGAAACGTCCGGCTACCGCGACGCTTACGAGCGGGCGCGCCGCGCCTTGGACGCGGTCAAACGCAGCCGCCTCTTCGCAGCCTGCGACGAACCCGGCATCAAAGATACGCTCTCCGGCCAGCGTGAGGCGCTGCATCTGAATGGTCAGGCGACCTACGGGGTGGTCAAGACATATTGGAAGGGCATTGCTAAACACTACGCCGTTGGGCCATCGAAACTCCGTCCCGAGGGCCGCGAGCGGTTAGACGCCATCGGCGCAACCAAGCGCTTCTGCGATCTCGCCGACCGCCAGTTTCCTTCCACCAGCACCGTTGCCGCGCTGGACTTCATCGCGCGCGCCAAGCAGCAGGCGCGCGAGGCGCTTCGCGCCTACAAAGATGCCGTTGCTGGCTTGGACGCTTATCGAGTCGCAGATGACGCCGATTGGCCCTACGACGGCGACCTGTTGTTCGAGGAGACGCTCGCGCCGGATCGCCTGAAAGATAGCTACGACCTCGAACGGCTGGATGAGCAGGTGTTGTCCGGGGCACGGCAGGCGCTCAAGAAGCTGCACAAAGCCGCCGGCGGTCCACCTTCGACTTACTACGCTTTGCTGGTGCTAGACGGCGACGGCATGGGCGAGCGCATCAGCCGGTGCCTGAAGCAGCACGACCCGCAGGCAGCGCACACGAAGCTGAGCTGGTCCCTGGCGCACTTCTCGCAGCGCGTCGCCGACATCCTCCCGGCTGACTGCCTGATCTACAACGGTGGCGACGACGTGTTGGCTTTTCTGCCGCTGAGCTGGGCGTTGGACAAGGCGCAAGCGCTGGCGCTGGCATTTGAGGAAGTCGCTAACGACTCTCCTGCGCCCGGCACGGCCTCGGCCGGCGTCGCGCTCGTCCACCACTTACACCCGCTCGATGCCGCGCTGCGCGCTGCCCGCGCCGCCGAGCGCGCGGCCAAGCGCGTGGACGGCAAAGCCGCGCTATGCGTCACCGCCCTCAAGCGTAGCGGTGAGCAGGAGACGGCCGTCACCAAGTGGGATGGCGTCAACACCCTCAAGGACCTAGTTGCGCGACTTCAGCAGGATGACTTGGCCGCGCGCTTCGTCAGCGACGCCGCGCTGACCCTGCGCGCCATCCCGGATGGTCGGCCGGACATGCTGGAAGCCGAGCTACGCCGCCAGGTGCACCGGCACGGCAGCGAACGTTGGCGCCAGACCGGCGCCCCTGACGCCTTCGCCAAGCAACTGGCCGGCTGGGCGGCGCAGCTCCCTGGCGGCGTTGATGAGCTGCGCCGCTGGCTGGGCATCGCCCGTTTCATCGTGCGCGAATCGCAGGAGGCAACCGCATGA